From the genome of Nocardia mangyaensis:
TCGAGGGCGGCGCCAAGCCGCTCGCCGGTGAGGCCGCCGAGGCGATCAAGTCCGAGACCGACAACTTCAAGCAGGGCTTCCTGGCTTCCGACGGCAGCCGCATCGTGAACGAGGCCGCCGCGGGCGAGCTGGCCCACGAAGAGGTCGAGTCGCTGTCGGTCACCCGCAAGCACGTCGAGAAGTAAGCCGGGCAGAAACCATGTCGGCATTTTCCGATCAAGCGAATGAGGGGAGTGTGAACCGCTGATGGCAAGCTTGCGTGAATTGCGCTCCCGCATTCGTGGTGTGAATTCGATCAAGAAGATCACCAAGGCCCAGGAACTGATCGCGACCTCGCGAATTTCCAAGGCCCAGGCCAGAGTTGCGGCTGCCAAGCCGTACGCGGAGGAGATCACCAAGGTCCTCGGCGAACTGGCGAGCGCGTCGAAGAACCTGTCGCACCCGCTGCTGACCGAGCGTCCCGACGCCCGGCGGGCCGCCGTCCTGGTCATCACCAGTGACAGCGGTATGTGCGGTGGCTACAACTCGAACGTGCTCAAGCGCGCCGAGGAGCTCATGACCACCCTGCGCGGCGACGGCAAAGAGCCGGTGCTGTACGTGATGGGCAACAAGGGACTCGGGTACTACAAGTTCCGCAGCCGTCCGTTCGTGGCGTCGTGGACCGGCTTCTCCCAGCAGCCGACCTACGTCGATGCCTCGGCGGCGTGTAACCACCTGGTCGAGGCCTTCATGGCCGGTTCCGAGGGCGAGGTCTCCTCGCCCGATGGTTCCGCCACCGTGCAGGGCGTCGACGAGTTGCACATCGTGTACACCCGGTTCGTCTCGATGCTGACCCAGACCCCGGAGGTGCGCCGCCTGGCGCCGATCCAGGTCAGCTTCGTCGACGAGAGCCTGAAGCTCGGCGACGGCATGCTCGAGGACACCCCGGATGTGGTCGTCACGGCGCAGTACGAGTTCGAGCCGGACGCCGACGTGCTGCTGGGGGCTCTGCTCCCCAAGTACGTCAACACCCGGATCTACGCATCGTTGCTCGAGGCAGCGG
Proteins encoded in this window:
- a CDS encoding F0F1 ATP synthase subunit gamma, producing the protein MASLRELRSRIRGVNSIKKITKAQELIATSRISKAQARVAAAKPYAEEITKVLGELASASKNLSHPLLTERPDARRAAVLVITSDSGMCGGYNSNVLKRAEELMTTLRGDGKEPVLYVMGNKGLGYYKFRSRPFVASWTGFSQQPTYVDASAACNHLVEAFMAGSEGEVSSPDGSATVQGVDELHIVYTRFVSMLTQTPEVRRLAPIQVSFVDESLKLGDGMLEDTPDVVVTAQYEFEPDADVLLGALLPKYVNTRIYASLLEAAASESAARRTAMKAATDNANELASGLQREANSVRQAQITQEISEIVGGVNALASSSDRD